The Gemmatimonas sp. genome includes a region encoding these proteins:
- a CDS encoding virulence RhuM family protein, with protein sequence MTLPPEPSSALILYQTEDGRTRIECRFEDETVWLSQAVLADLFDKDVRTINEHLQNIFAEGELDHSATIRKLRIVRTEGRREVTREIEHYNLDAILAVGFRIRSHRGTQFRQWALGRLSEYLVKGFTMDDERLKNPPGKGQRDYFDEQLERIRDIRSSERRFHQKVLDIYATSVDYTPHVEISQQFFATVQNKMHWAAHGQTAAEVIHARVDASKPHMGLTSTRPGGIIRKEDVSVAKNYLDERELGTLNRIVNAFLEFAELRAMQRKVMTMRDWIAKLDEFLSIADHQLLDHTGGISAEQAKAKAEIEYARYRQWLDTQPRAVDADFEKAVSDMKALPKSTAPKKSKPRKQ encoded by the coding sequence ATGACCCTCCCTCCCGAACCAAGCTCCGCCCTCATCCTCTATCAAACAGAGGACGGCCGAACCCGCATCGAGTGCCGCTTCGAGGATGAAACAGTGTGGCTGTCACAGGCGGTGCTCGCGGACCTCTTCGACAAGGATGTCCGAACGATCAATGAGCATCTCCAGAACATCTTCGCCGAGGGCGAGCTCGACCATTCGGCAACTATCCGGAAACTCCGGATAGTTCGAACCGAGGGCCGTCGAGAGGTCACCCGCGAGATCGAACACTACAACCTGGATGCCATTCTTGCCGTCGGCTTCCGTATTCGCAGTCACCGGGGCACCCAGTTCCGCCAATGGGCTCTGGGCCGCTTGAGCGAGTACCTGGTGAAAGGCTTCACCATGGATGACGAGCGTCTCAAGAATCCGCCGGGGAAGGGCCAACGGGACTACTTCGACGAACAGCTTGAGCGCATTCGCGACATTCGTTCGTCCGAGCGACGCTTCCACCAGAAGGTGCTGGACATCTATGCGACGAGCGTGGACTACACGCCCCACGTGGAGATCTCGCAACAGTTCTTCGCCACCGTGCAGAACAAGATGCACTGGGCAGCGCACGGGCAGACCGCTGCCGAGGTCATTCACGCCCGCGTCGATGCCAGCAAGCCGCATATGGGTCTCACGTCCACACGTCCAGGCGGTATCATCCGCAAGGAAGATGTGTCGGTGGCCAAGAACTACCTCGACGAACGCGAACTGGGCACGCTGAACCGCATCGTTAACGCGTTCCTCGAATTCGCGGAACTGCGGGCGATGCAGCGGAAGGTGATGACGATGCGCGACTGGATTGCGAAGCTCGATGAGTTTCTCAGCATCGCCGACCACCAGCTGCTCGACCATACCGGAGGCATTTCCGCCGAGCAGGCCAAGGCGAAGGCCGAAATCGAGTACGCGCGCTACCGACAGTGGCTCGATACCCAACCACGTGCGGTGGACGCCGACTTCGAAAAGGCCGTGTCCGACATGAAGGCACTACCGAAGTCGACCGCACCGAAGAAGTCCAAGCCGCGCAAACAATGA
- a CDS encoding class I SAM-dependent DNA methyltransferase, with protein sequence MARTKSKDSSSSTANIGFEAKLWLTADKLRNNMDAAEYKHVVLGLIFLKYISDTFEEHRTKLLSGDGDYAGANPEDPDEYKAENVFWVPGESRWSHLQASAKQPNIGKLVDDAMVAIERDNPRLKGVLPKDYARPALDKQRLGELIDVIATIALTAASEGEKTHRSVDLLGRVYEYFLTRFASAEGKNGGQFYTPSCVVRCLVEMLAPYKGRIYDPACGSGGMFVQSEKFVESHGGRRGDISVYGQESNATTRRLAVMNLALRGIEADFGPEHEDTFRRDLHPDLRADYVLANPPFNDSDWFRKDDDVRWQYGVPPKGNANFAWVQHFIHHLAPHGMAGFVLANGSMSSSQSGEGEIRRAIVDADLVDCMVALPGQLFYSTQIPVCLWFVTRDKGADKARGFRDRRRQTLFIDARKMGTLIDRVHRELTDADLDKITGVYHGWRDSAPAVAYENMTGFCKSSTTTEIAAHGYVLTPGRYVGAEEVIDEGEPFEEKMPRLVAELQAQFAESAELEGVIRAGLEAIGYAG encoded by the coding sequence ATGGCACGTACGAAATCCAAGGACAGTTCCAGCTCCACGGCGAACATCGGCTTCGAGGCCAAGCTGTGGCTCACGGCCGACAAGCTGCGCAACAATATGGACGCGGCGGAATACAAGCACGTCGTGCTGGGGCTGATTTTCCTCAAGTACATCTCTGACACCTTTGAGGAGCATCGTACCAAGCTGCTTTCGGGCGACGGCGACTACGCCGGCGCCAATCCGGAAGATCCCGACGAGTACAAGGCCGAAAACGTGTTCTGGGTGCCGGGCGAATCGCGCTGGTCGCACCTGCAGGCCAGTGCCAAGCAGCCCAACATCGGCAAGTTGGTGGACGACGCCATGGTGGCGATCGAGCGCGACAACCCTCGCCTGAAGGGTGTGCTCCCCAAGGACTACGCCCGCCCCGCCCTCGACAAACAGCGCCTGGGTGAGTTGATCGACGTGATCGCCACCATTGCGCTCACCGCCGCCAGCGAAGGCGAGAAGACGCACCGCTCGGTGGACCTGCTCGGCCGCGTGTACGAATACTTTCTCACGCGCTTTGCCAGCGCCGAAGGCAAGAACGGCGGACAGTTTTACACGCCGAGTTGCGTGGTGCGCTGCCTGGTGGAAATGCTGGCGCCGTACAAGGGCCGCATTTATGACCCGGCCTGCGGCTCGGGCGGCATGTTCGTGCAGTCGGAAAAGTTCGTGGAATCGCACGGCGGCCGTCGCGGCGACATCAGCGTGTACGGACAGGAGAGCAACGCCACCACGCGCCGTTTGGCGGTGATGAACCTGGCGTTGCGTGGCATCGAGGCCGACTTCGGCCCCGAGCACGAAGACACCTTCCGGCGCGACCTGCACCCCGATCTGCGCGCCGACTACGTGTTGGCCAACCCGCCGTTCAACGACAGCGACTGGTTCCGCAAAGACGACGACGTGCGCTGGCAGTACGGCGTGCCGCCGAAGGGGAACGCGAACTTCGCGTGGGTGCAGCACTTCATTCACCACTTGGCGCCGCACGGCATGGCGGGCTTCGTGTTGGCGAACGGTAGCATGTCGTCGAGTCAGAGCGGCGAAGGCGAGATACGGCGTGCCATTGTTGATGCCGATTTGGTGGATTGCATGGTGGCGCTGCCGGGGCAGCTGTTCTACAGCACGCAGATTCCGGTGTGCCTGTGGTTTGTAACGCGCGACAAGGGCGCGGACAAAGCGCGCGGATTTCGTGATCGGCGCAGGCAGACGTTGTTCATCGACGCGCGGAAGATGGGCACGCTGATCGATCGCGTGCACCGCGAGCTCACGGATGCGGATCTGGATAAGATCACGGGTGTGTATCACGGCTGGCGCGATTCGGCGCCTGCGGTGGCGTACGAAAATATGACCGGATTCTGCAAGTCGTCGACGACGACGGAGATCGCAGCGCACGGATACGTGCTTACGCCGGGTCGGTATGTGGGCGCAGAGGAAGTGATCGACGAGGGCGAGCCGTTTGAGGAGAAGATGCCGCGGCTGGTCGCGGAGCTGCAGGCGCAGTTCGCGGAGTCGGCGGAGTTGGAAGGGGTTATTCGCGCGGGCCTCGAGGCGATCGGATATGCCGGCTAG
- a CDS encoding restriction endonuclease subunit S, with amino-acid sequence MVTQTGPFGSQLHSYDYVPSGVPVIPTEAIGRRRLWINGVPEVSEETAARLVRHRLKAGDILFARRGVQATGLSAVVTKREEGWLCGTGAILLRVSSAAIDPEFLSFYLSANESVLWLKQHAVGAVMPNLNEGVIRSLPVTLPPIADQRAIAAILGALDDKIELNRRMNATLEATARALFQSWFVDFDPVRAKLDGRTPVGLDKTTAALFPDSFAEAEIGHAPSGWELRSLDKAAHFLNGLALQKYPPRDGATLPVIKIAQLRKGDSVGAELCSADLPSAYVVEDGDVLFSWSGSLEVELWCGGAGALNQHLFKVTSAEFPKWFYYLWTRQHLEEFRLIAADKATTMGHIQRGHLSGAKVLVPPRPLLEAMTEILAPLVDQIVAQRVQSRTLATLRDTLLPKLLSGELRLTKVDHDAGLATASKMEAFA; translated from the coding sequence ATGGTCACTCAGACCGGACCATTCGGATCGCAGCTTCACTCATACGACTACGTGCCTTCCGGGGTACCGGTTATTCCCACTGAGGCCATCGGACGACGCCGACTATGGATTAATGGAGTTCCCGAAGTCTCCGAGGAAACTGCTGCACGACTAGTGCGGCATCGCCTTAAGGCAGGCGACATCCTTTTCGCTCGCCGCGGGGTTCAGGCGACAGGCTTGTCGGCGGTTGTGACGAAGCGTGAAGAAGGATGGTTGTGCGGAACCGGCGCGATTCTGCTCCGCGTATCAAGTGCAGCTATTGATCCCGAATTCCTTTCGTTCTACTTGTCGGCAAACGAATCGGTGCTTTGGCTCAAGCAGCATGCCGTGGGCGCGGTAATGCCGAACTTGAATGAAGGTGTGATTCGTTCACTTCCGGTGACGCTTCCTCCGATTGCCGATCAACGTGCAATCGCGGCGATCCTTGGCGCGCTGGACGACAAGATCGAGTTGAACCGGCGGATGAACGCGACGCTTGAGGCCACGGCGCGCGCGCTGTTTCAGAGCTGGTTCGTAGACTTCGATCCCGTTCGCGCCAAGCTCGATGGCCGCACGCCCGTCGGACTTGATAAAACGACTGCTGCACTTTTTCCGGATTCGTTTGCAGAAGCCGAGATCGGCCATGCACCTTCGGGTTGGGAACTGCGCAGTCTCGACAAAGCGGCCCATTTCCTCAATGGGCTCGCGCTCCAGAAGTATCCACCGCGTGATGGTGCAACTCTGCCGGTTATCAAGATCGCTCAGCTTCGTAAGGGCGATTCCGTCGGGGCAGAGCTCTGCAGCGCTGACCTACCCTCAGCGTACGTCGTCGAGGATGGAGACGTGTTGTTCTCGTGGTCTGGTAGCTTGGAAGTCGAATTGTGGTGTGGCGGTGCCGGCGCTCTGAATCAGCATCTGTTCAAAGTCACCTCGGCGGAGTTCCCGAAGTGGTTCTACTATCTTTGGACGCGCCAACACCTTGAGGAATTCCGTTTGATCGCAGCCGACAAAGCCACGACAATGGGGCACATTCAGCGTGGGCACCTCAGCGGGGCAAAGGTATTAGTTCCCCCTCGGCCGCTACTTGAAGCGATGACTGAAATACTGGCACCGCTAGTCGACCAGATCGTCGCGCAGCGAGTTCAATCCCGCACCCTCGCCACCCTTCGCGACACCCTCCTCCCCAAACTCCTCAGCGGGGAACTCCGCCTCACCAAAGTCGACCACGATGCAGGGTTGGCCACGGCATCAAAGATGGAGGCCTTCGCATGA